The Mytilus galloprovincialis chromosome 4, xbMytGall1.hap1.1, whole genome shotgun sequence genome contains a region encoding:
- the LOC143071162 gene encoding uncharacterized protein LOC143071162, translating into MDITEWLLPSRYHAVFSILLWWLVSIPRIDCYTLCYSLEIKQTPSIGEDMSITANVSEVTQAVGRRWTVRELNDEPHHEVNLMFDGSCFYSDYEYKFTEVIGSDAYTLIIHNLTDADVNKIYTLYLGFDTCVLNLTFGQDVHVRTKNDKSAEISRPSNDTMIAGIVSIWAVSGILVLLVVMIYRRKRHRRRMVIQEEDPNNRDSVVLEQILETEA; encoded by the exons atgGATATAACTGAGTGGTTGCTACCTTCGAG GTATCATGCTGTCTTCAGTATTTTACTATGGTGGCTGGTTTCAATCCCGAGGATCGACtgtt ATACTTTATGCTACAGCTTAGAAATTAAGCAGACTCCGTCGATTGGAGAAGATATGAGCATAACAGCAAACGTGTCAGAAGTGACCCAAGCTGTAGGACGTCGTTGGACTGTGAGGGAATTAAACGATGAACCTCACCATGAAGTAAATTTAATGTTTGACGGGAGTTGTTTTTACAGCGACTACGAATATAAATTCACAGAGGTGATTGGATCAGATGCTTACACTCTCATTATACACAATCTGACAGATGCAGATGTTAACAAAATTTACACACTTTACTTGGGATTTGATACGTGTGTACTGAATCTTACATTTGGACAAGATGTGCATGTACGTACCAAAaatg ACAAGTCAGCTGAAATTAGTAGACCATCAAATGATACAATGATTGCTGGTATCGTATCAATTTGGGCCGTTTCAGGCATCTTGGTATTGCTTGTCGTGATGATATATAGAAGAAAACGCCACAGAAGAAGAATGGTGATCCAGGAAGAAG ATCCAAATAATAGGGATTCAGTTGTACTGGAACAAATACTGGAAACTGAAGCATAA